A single genomic interval of Lathyrus oleraceus cultivar Zhongwan6 chromosome 7, CAAS_Psat_ZW6_1.0, whole genome shotgun sequence harbors:
- the LOC127100319 gene encoding heme-binding-like protein At3g10130, chloroplastic, producing the protein MTQLLRRIQISYPLLYKGLKDTPTSHQNLLPTSFTSHLTFIHSQSLMGMVFGKIGVETPKYEVIKTTQDYEIRKYAPSVAAEVTYDPSQFKGNKDGGFMILANYIGALGNPQNTKPEKIAMTAPVITKDSAEKIAMTAPVVTNERNKMVTMQFILPASYGKVEDAPKPIDERVVIREEGERKYGVVKFGGVASDEVVKEKVEKLKLSLEKDGFKVVGDFLLGRYNPPWTIPMFRTNEVMIPVE; encoded by the coding sequence ATGACACAGTTACTGCGTCGAATCCAAATCTCTTATCCTTTATTATATAAAGGATTGAAAGACACACCAACAAGTCATCAAAATCTACTACCTACATCTTTCACTTCTCATCTTACCTTTATTCATTCTCAATCCTTGATGGGTATGGTATTTGGAAAAATTGGTGTTGAAACACCAAAATATGAAGTAATCAAAACCACACAAGACTATGAAATCAGAAAATATGCACCTTCTGTTGCAGCTGAAGTCACCTATGATCCATCACAGTTCAAAGGAAACAAAGATGGTGGCTTCATGATTCTAGCAAACTATATTGGAGCACTAGGAAACCCTCAGAACACAAAACCCGAGAAAATCGCCATGACTGCACCAGTTATAACAAAGGATTCTGCAGAGAAGATAGCTATGACAGCACCAGTGGTGACAAATGAGAGGAACAAGATGGTGACTATGCAGTTTATTTTGCCAGCTAGTTATGGAAAAGTAGAGGATGCACCAAAGCCTATTGATGAGAGGGTTGTGATTAGAGAGGAAGGGGAGAGGAAATATGGAGTGGTGAAGTTCGGAGGTGTGGCAAGTGATGAAGTGGTGAAGGAGAAGGTGGAGAAGTTGAAGTTGAGTTTGGAGAAAGATGGTTTTAAGGTTGTTGGGGATTTCTTGTTGGGTAGGTATAATCCACCTTGGACAATTCCAATGTTTAGGACTAATGAGGTTATGATCCCTGTCGAATGA
- the LOC127100320 gene encoding protein transport protein yos1: protein MGFWTVVWTWLEGFLLFANALAILNEDRFLARRGWTLADMTGPRRNTLKGQVIGLIHVCQYMRLPLIFFNILVITKKLIAG, encoded by the coding sequence ATGGGGTTCTGGACTGTGGTATGGACCTGGCTAGAAGGGTTTCTTCTCTTTGCAAATGCATTGGCAATTTTGAACGAGGACCGGTTCCTTGCTCGAAGAGGATGGACATTGGCAGACATGACAGGACCTAGAAGGAATACTCTTAAAGGACAAGTCATAGGACTCATTCACGTTTGTCAATATATGAGACTTCCTCTTATTTTTTTCAACATTCTCGTTATCACAAAGAAACTCATCGCCGGATAA